The proteins below are encoded in one region of bacterium:
- a CDS encoding polyribonucleotide nucleotidyltransferase, whose protein sequence is MVFRKSMELGGLTLTLETGRVAKQADGSCWLTYGDTVVMATVVANLDAETDADFLPLSVDYREKLYAVGRIPGGFFKREGRPSEKEILSARLTDRPIRPLFPDGFHQEMQVMINVLSSDGEHDPDVLGTLATSAALSLSEVPFLGPVGSVRMGLIGGEYVVNPTYKQLEESVLDLVVSGTEDSIIMIEGEAKEVSEDVFLEGIARAHAEIKRLVALQKELMAEAGQPKREFSGPERNTDLDAILERTFGKRVTESCTILEKKERRDAWKEIEMDAIEATIEKFPDTEKYVKQWVHDATQKVVRKNTVKGRRLDGRKTTEIRPITVEVDLLPRTHGSALFTRGQTQALATVTLGVKFDEQRVDGLDGVYTKPYLLHYNFPPFSVGEIRKFLGQSRREVGHGNLAWRALHSVLPSWEDFPYTIRVVSEVLESNGSSSMATVCGGCVALEAAGVPIKKPVAGIAMGLIKEGSDIAILSDILGDEDHLGDMDFKVTGTADGISACQMDIKIKGISLELMKTAIQQARNGIQFILGKMAEAMPEPRKEISEYAPRIEFIKVDPDKIGLIIGPGGKTIRDIIARSEASIDIEDDGTICISSSNSAKVQAAVDIIRGMVEMPEVGKVYHGKVKKITDFGAFVEILPGREGLLHISEIEHHRIRKVSDHLNVGDEVDVKLVNVDPMGKLDLSRRALLPVPEGMEEQPPRGPRPERSSSSHHGKREEGGEHGGRRPHKPSKVDD, encoded by the coding sequence ATGGTATTCAGAAAAAGCATGGAGCTGGGCGGCCTGACCCTGACACTGGAAACCGGTCGTGTGGCCAAACAGGCGGACGGCTCATGCTGGCTGACCTACGGCGACACAGTGGTGATGGCGACGGTGGTCGCGAACCTCGATGCGGAGACCGATGCGGATTTCTTGCCCTTAAGTGTGGACTATCGTGAGAAACTTTACGCTGTGGGCCGCATCCCGGGCGGGTTTTTCAAGCGCGAAGGACGGCCTTCCGAAAAGGAAATTCTCAGCGCCCGTTTGACGGATCGCCCTATCCGCCCCCTCTTTCCCGATGGCTTCCATCAGGAAATGCAGGTGATGATCAACGTGCTCTCCTCCGACGGCGAGCATGATCCCGATGTCCTCGGCACCCTTGCCACCTCCGCCGCCCTGAGCCTGTCCGAAGTGCCCTTCCTGGGCCCGGTCGGTTCCGTGCGCATGGGTCTCATCGGCGGCGAGTATGTCGTCAATCCCACGTACAAGCAGCTCGAAGAATCCGTGCTCGACCTCGTGGTGTCCGGCACCGAAGATTCGATTATCATGATCGAAGGCGAAGCCAAGGAAGTCTCCGAGGACGTGTTCCTCGAAGGCATCGCCCGCGCCCACGCTGAGATCAAGCGCCTTGTCGCCCTTCAAAAGGAACTCATGGCCGAAGCCGGCCAGCCGAAGCGCGAGTTTTCCGGCCCGGAACGCAATACGGATCTGGATGCCATCCTCGAACGCACGTTCGGCAAGCGCGTGACCGAGTCCTGCACGATCCTCGAGAAGAAGGAACGCCGCGACGCGTGGAAGGAAATCGAAATGGACGCCATTGAGGCGACCATCGAGAAGTTTCCCGACACCGAAAAATACGTCAAGCAGTGGGTGCATGACGCCACGCAGAAAGTCGTTCGCAAGAACACTGTGAAGGGCCGCCGCCTCGATGGCCGCAAGACCACCGAAATCCGTCCCATCACCGTGGAAGTCGACCTGCTTCCCCGCACGCACGGCAGCGCGCTCTTTACGCGCGGCCAGACCCAGGCTCTCGCCACCGTGACCCTCGGCGTCAAGTTCGACGAGCAGCGCGTGGACGGCCTCGACGGCGTCTACACCAAGCCGTATCTGCTGCACTATAATTTCCCGCCGTTTTCCGTCGGTGAAATTCGCAAGTTCCTCGGCCAGTCCCGCCGCGAAGTCGGCCACGGCAACCTTGCCTGGCGCGCGCTGCATTCGGTGCTGCCCTCCTGGGAAGATTTCCCTTATACGATCCGCGTGGTCTCCGAAGTTCTCGAGTCCAACGGGTCCTCGTCGATGGCCACGGTCTGCGGCGGCTGCGTCGCGCTCGAAGCCGCCGGCGTTCCCATCAAGAAGCCGGTCGCCGGTATCGCCATGGGCCTCATCAAGGAAGGATCTGATATCGCGATTCTCTCCGACATCCTCGGCGATGAAGATCACCTCGGCGACATGGACTTCAAAGTCACCGGTACGGCGGACGGAATTTCCGCCTGCCAGATGGATATCAAGATCAAGGGGATTTCTCTGGAACTGATGAAGACCGCCATTCAGCAGGCCCGCAACGGCATCCAGTTCATCCTCGGCAAGATGGCCGAAGCCATGCCCGAGCCGCGCAAAGAGATCTCCGAATACGCTCCGCGTATCGAGTTCATCAAGGTCGACCCGGACAAGATCGGTCTCATCATCGGCCCCGGCGGCAAGACGATTCGCGACATCATCGCCCGCTCGGAAGCGTCCATCGACATCGAAGACGACGGCACCATCTGTATTTCCTCTTCCAATTCCGCCAAGGTGCAGGCGGCCGTGGATATTATCCGCGGGATGGTCGAGATGCCCGAAGTGGGCAAGGTTTATCACGGCAAGGTCAAAAAGATTACCGACTTTGGCGCCTTTGTTGAGATTCTTCCCGGACGGGAAGGTCTGCTCCACATTAGCGAAATCGAACACCATCGCATTCGGAAGGTCAGCGACCACCTGAATGTCGGCGATGAAGTCGATGTGAAACTGGTGAATGTGGATCCTATGGGCAAGTTGGATCTTTCTCGCCGCGCCTTGCTGCCTGTTCCCGAAGGTATGGAGGAACAGCCGCCGCGAGGTCCGCGTCCGGAGCGTTCGTCGTCTTCCCATCACGGCAAGCGTGAAGAGGGCGGGGAGCACGGCGGCAGACGCCCGCATAAACCATCTAAGGTGGACGACTAA
- a CDS encoding pitrilysin family protein, whose protein sequence is MTTSPFYQKTVLPNGLRVVTEKIPGVRSASLGIWVSVGSRHETPAENGISHFIEHMAFKGTETRSALDIARTVEQGGGYINAFTSKELTCFHVHVLDERLPSALDILADILRDSVCDPAEMEKEKQVILDEIRDHEDMPDDVAHERFVKALFNPHPLAQPILGPPENIRGFSRDDVLKFVSQHYLPDRMVVAAAGHVNHAAIVKRVAQALDLSGKSKIRRDPASTNHHNHIERISRPIQQAHMVIGTSGLPYNHPDRLTLSIMNTILGGGMSSRLFQNIREKHGIAYSIYCFTEMFADSGLWGVYLATDPERVERAREMVIAELKDLASKPLPKEEIDGVKTGLKGNIMLGLESVSSRMMRLGRMEVYLGRYQTLQDVSQQIDAVTPKRVYDLVNRLIDEDNLITTIVQPEQTKKTKSKAKAKPKAAVLPKVKVAAVKVAALAGKNGDSNGKNGKKK, encoded by the coding sequence GTGACGACCTCTCCATTCTATCAAAAAACGGTGTTGCCCAACGGGCTGCGCGTCGTGACGGAAAAGATCCCCGGCGTGCGGTCCGCCTCCCTGGGCATATGGGTCTCGGTTGGTTCTCGACATGAGACCCCGGCTGAGAACGGCATTTCTCACTTTATCGAACACATGGCGTTCAAAGGCACGGAAACCCGCAGTGCCCTGGACATTGCCCGCACGGTGGAGCAGGGGGGGGGCTATATCAATGCCTTCACCAGCAAGGAGCTGACCTGCTTCCATGTGCATGTGCTCGATGAGCGACTCCCGAGCGCGCTCGACATCCTGGCCGATATTCTGCGGGATTCCGTTTGTGATCCCGCCGAAATGGAAAAGGAAAAACAGGTGATCCTCGACGAAATCCGCGATCACGAGGATATGCCTGACGACGTGGCTCATGAGCGTTTCGTAAAGGCCCTTTTCAACCCGCACCCGCTTGCCCAGCCGATTCTCGGCCCGCCGGAGAACATTCGCGGTTTCTCCCGGGACGATGTGCTGAAATTTGTCAGTCAGCACTATCTGCCGGATAGAATGGTGGTCGCCGCCGCGGGGCACGTCAACCACGCGGCCATCGTGAAACGTGTGGCGCAGGCGCTCGATCTCAGCGGCAAGAGCAAAATCCGCCGCGATCCTGCCAGCACGAATCATCACAATCACATCGAGCGCATCAGCCGTCCGATTCAGCAGGCGCACATGGTCATCGGTACGTCCGGACTTCCGTACAACCATCCGGACCGCCTGACGCTCTCCATCATGAATACGATCCTCGGCGGCGGCATGTCCTCGCGTCTGTTTCAGAACATCCGCGAGAAGCATGGCATCGCCTACTCGATCTATTGTTTCACCGAAATGTTCGCCGACTCCGGTCTGTGGGGAGTTTATCTCGCCACAGATCCGGAGCGGGTGGAACGCGCGCGGGAAATGGTCATTGCCGAACTCAAGGATCTCGCCTCCAAGCCTCTCCCCAAAGAGGAAATCGACGGCGTGAAGACCGGACTTAAGGGCAACATCATGCTCGGGCTGGAAAGTGTGTCCAGTCGCATGATGCGTCTCGGGCGGATGGAAGTTTACCTCGGCCGCTATCAGACTCTGCAGGATGTGAGTCAGCAGATTGATGCCGTCACTCCCAAGCGCGTCTATGATCTGGTCAACCGTCTGATCGACGAGGACAATCTGATTACCACGATTGTCCAGCCCGAGCAGACGAAGAAGACGAAGAGCAAGGCCAAGGCAAAGCCAAAGGCGGCCGTTCTGCCGAA